Proteins encoded in a region of the Diospyros lotus cultivar Yz01 chromosome 9, ASM1463336v1, whole genome shotgun sequence genome:
- the LOC127810593 gene encoding uncharacterized protein LOC127810593 isoform X2: protein MAFETKACTAPDLAALADTDINWHRLDKTRFHIIGAILFTAQSALLHPTAVVKTRIQVAGSGLSHLHGMTVFRQILKNDGVPGMYRGFGTSAIGSLPGRVLALTSLEVSKDMMLKYTEGLNMPEATRVGIANGVAGMLSNLVSCIYFVPLDVICQRLMVQGLPGSTSCNGPFDVIQKVMKTEGFRGMYRGFGLTAVTQSPASALWWGAYGTAQHVIWRSLGYGENVAKKPSHMEMVTVQATAGMLAGACSSVITTPIDTVKTRLQVMDDYRFGRPSVMKTTKALLKEHGWWGFYKGFGPRFLNMSLYGTTMIVTYELIKRLSIKQA from the exons GTTGGATAAAACTAGGTTTCACATAATTGGAGCCATTCTCTTCACTGCACAGTCAGCCCTACTACATCCCACAGCTGTGGTAAAGACTAGAATCCAAGTAGCTGGTTCTGGGCTCTCTCACTTGCATGGGATGACAGTATTCAGACAAATACTGAAAAATGATGGCGTCCCTGGTATGTACAGAGGCTTTGGCACTTCTGCGATTGGATCCTTGCCAGGCCGGGTCTTGGCTTTAACCTCACTAGAAGTATCAAAAGACATGATGCTAAAATACACAGAAGGTCTAAATATGCCTGAAGCAACAAGAGTTGGGATTGCAAATGGAGTGGCAGGCATGTTGTCAAACTTAGTTTCCTGCATATACTTTGTACCTTTGGATGTG ATATGTCAAAGACTTATGGTACAAGGGCTTCCAGGAAGTACTTCTTGTAATGGACCATTTGACGTCATTCAGAAAGTGATGAAGACTGAAGGATTCCGTGGCATGTATAGGGGATTTGGATTGACAGCTGTGACCCAATCTCCAGCATCTGCACTTTGGTGGGGGGCTTATGGCACTGCCCAGCATGTCATTTGGAG GAGCCTTGGCTATGGAGAAAATGTGGCAAAGAAACCATCTCATATGGAAATGGTGACAGTGCAGGCTACAGCAGGAATGCTAGCTGGTGCTTGTTCCTCAGTTATAACTACACCCATAGATACTGTAAAGACACGACTTCAG GTCATGGATGACTATCGATTTGGAAGACCCTCGGTCATGAAGACTACGAAAGCACTCCTCAAAGAACATGGATGGTGGGGATTCTACAAAGGGTTTGGACCCCGTTTCTTAAACATGTCACTCTATGGAACTACGATGATAGTCACTTATGAATTGATAA AGAGGTTGTCTATAAAGCAAGCATGA
- the LOC127810593 gene encoding uncharacterized protein LOC127810593 isoform X1 — protein MAFETKACTAPDLAALADTDINWHRLDKTRFHIIGAILFTAQSALLHPTAVVKTRIQVAGSGLSHLHGMTVFRQILKNDGVPGMYRGFGTSAIGSLPGRVLALTSLEVSKDMMLKYTEGLNMPEATRVGIANGVAGMLSNLVSCIYFVPLDVICQRLMVQGLPGSTSCNGPFDVIQKVMKTEGFRGMYRGFGLTAVTQSPASALWWGAYGTAQHVIWRSLGYGENVAKKPSHMEMVTVQATAGMLAGACSSVITTPIDTVKTRLQVMDDYRFGRPSVMKTTKALLKEHGWWGFYKGFGPRFLNMSLYGTTMIVTYELISIFPFLVFQVGRTLGSLRACLASS, from the exons GTTGGATAAAACTAGGTTTCACATAATTGGAGCCATTCTCTTCACTGCACAGTCAGCCCTACTACATCCCACAGCTGTGGTAAAGACTAGAATCCAAGTAGCTGGTTCTGGGCTCTCTCACTTGCATGGGATGACAGTATTCAGACAAATACTGAAAAATGATGGCGTCCCTGGTATGTACAGAGGCTTTGGCACTTCTGCGATTGGATCCTTGCCAGGCCGGGTCTTGGCTTTAACCTCACTAGAAGTATCAAAAGACATGATGCTAAAATACACAGAAGGTCTAAATATGCCTGAAGCAACAAGAGTTGGGATTGCAAATGGAGTGGCAGGCATGTTGTCAAACTTAGTTTCCTGCATATACTTTGTACCTTTGGATGTG ATATGTCAAAGACTTATGGTACAAGGGCTTCCAGGAAGTACTTCTTGTAATGGACCATTTGACGTCATTCAGAAAGTGATGAAGACTGAAGGATTCCGTGGCATGTATAGGGGATTTGGATTGACAGCTGTGACCCAATCTCCAGCATCTGCACTTTGGTGGGGGGCTTATGGCACTGCCCAGCATGTCATTTGGAG GAGCCTTGGCTATGGAGAAAATGTGGCAAAGAAACCATCTCATATGGAAATGGTGACAGTGCAGGCTACAGCAGGAATGCTAGCTGGTGCTTGTTCCTCAGTTATAACTACACCCATAGATACTGTAAAGACACGACTTCAG GTCATGGATGACTATCGATTTGGAAGACCCTCGGTCATGAAGACTACGAAAGCACTCCTCAAAGAACATGGATGGTGGGGATTCTACAAAGGGTTTGGACCCCGTTTCTTAAACATGTCACTCTATGGAACTACGATGATAGTCACTTATGAATTGATAAGTATATTCCCTTTTCTTGTCTTTCAAGTGGGCAGAACTCTGGGTTCTCTCAGGGCGTGTTTGGCTTCTTCATAG